In Leptospira levettii, the DNA window TTTCCAGTTAAAAGAAGGAGATTTTCAAAAAGAATCTCTTCGTTATCGAAATTTGATTCTGTCATTATTAGAGGCAAAACATGGGTGAAGTCAATTTTTTCATTCAAGCTATCATTTATCTAACAAGTGCCATCATTATGGTTCCCATTGCCAATCGATTGGGACTTGGTTCTGTCCTTGGGTATTTGGTGGCAGGCATTTTCATTGGGCCATTTGTTTTTGGTTTTGTGGGAACGGAAGGAAAAGACCTTTTGCATTTTGCAGAATTTGGTGTTGTGATGATGTTATTTGCGATCGGTTTAGAATTGGAATTAAACCTGTTATGGAGGTTAAAGTTCTGGTTACTTGGGTTAGGTGGTCTTCAGTTATTATTAACCACTATTTTAGTGTTTTTATTCTCAATCGGTTTCCAATTTTCTTGGAAATCTTCGGTTGCACTTGGATTCATCTTATCTCTGTCGTCTACGGCGATTGTTTTACAAACCTTAAAAGAGAAAGGATTGATGAAATCCATTTCAGGGCAAGCTTCGTTTTCAATCCTTCTTTTCCAAGATATGGCAGTGATTCCGATTCTTGCCATCTTCCCTATGTTAAGTGAAGGAGATGTGGTAACAAATGACCATGGCCATTCTCTTGTAGAACATTTGCCTGGTTACCAAAAAACACTAGTTGTCCTTTTTGTAGTGATTGGGATTATTTTAATTGGTAGGTATATTTTAAGTCCAATATTTCGATTGATCGCAAAGTCAGGAAGCCGAGAGATTTTTACTGGTGCCAGTTTGTTACTTGTGATTGCTATCTCAGTCCTCATGACTTCTGTGGGAGTTTCGGCAGCACTTGGCACTTTCCTTGCGGGAGTTGTACTTGCCAGTAGTGAATTTCGACATGAATTAGAAAGTAACATAGAACCGTTTAAAGGTTTGCTACTTGGATTGTTTTTTTTAAGTGTGGGAGCTTCTATGGAACTCCCTGTCGTATTCCAACACCCAATGAAAATTGTTGGTATTGTTGTTGGCATTATTTTTCTAAAAGCGCTTGTATTACTCCTACTTGGTTTTTTGTTTAAACTTCCCTTAGACCAAAATTTATACATGGCATTAGCACTATCACAAGTAGGAGAATTTTCCTTCGTGTTATTTGGATACTCCGAAGGGTTGGGAATTTTTGATAAGGATACAATTGTGATCCTTGTTGCTTGTGTGGCACTCAGTATGGCATTTACGCCCATATTATTATTGTTATATGAGAAAACCATTTTTGAAGCGTTACAATCAAAAGCACCTAAGAAACAAACAAACCAAAGCTTAGAAAAAGAAGAAAATCCAGTTATCATTTGTGGATTTGGTCGTTTTGGAAATATGGTGGGAAGGTTTTTACGATCAAACGGCATTGGTATCACAATTTTAGATTATGATGCGGATCGAGTGGAGATGCTTGGTCGATTTGGATTTAA includes these proteins:
- a CDS encoding monovalent cation:proton antiporter-2 (CPA2) family protein — its product is MGEVNFFIQAIIYLTSAIIMVPIANRLGLGSVLGYLVAGIFIGPFVFGFVGTEGKDLLHFAEFGVVMMLFAIGLELELNLLWRLKFWLLGLGGLQLLLTTILVFLFSIGFQFSWKSSVALGFILSLSSTAIVLQTLKEKGLMKSISGQASFSILLFQDMAVIPILAIFPMLSEGDVVTNDHGHSLVEHLPGYQKTLVVLFVVIGIILIGRYILSPIFRLIAKSGSREIFTGASLLLVIAISVLMTSVGVSAALGTFLAGVVLASSEFRHELESNIEPFKGLLLGLFFLSVGASMELPVVFQHPMKIVGIVVGIIFLKALVLLLLGFLFKLPLDQNLYMALALSQVGEFSFVLFGYSEGLGIFDKDTIVILVACVALSMAFTPILLLLYEKTIFEALQSKAPKKQTNQSLEKEENPVIICGFGRFGNMVGRFLRSNGIGITILDYDADRVEMLGRFGFKVFFGDATRIELLESAGLEHAKVLIAALDHPEKQHELIRNVKHHYPNIQIVARAGDREEAYDLKEMGLSFIYRETRETAVKLGGDVLKLLGTRSYAAERAKNLFLTHDDETFHELFDLRKDRVQYISLAKQRNSELERLMFVDLGKEDELDLDSWSEMERM